The following proteins come from a genomic window of bacterium:
- a CDS encoding AMP-binding protein — MPEVNRFSPFYRKLWSASGVDIDKIRTVADMARLPFTTKADIVATDDQPAKYKDIILQPTPESLKKCLSLPQKLGLGIGAVFGRDPKQVMFDRYFPIHIISTTGRSARSVPFLYTYSDVNILKLSGKRIFDIIGLDPASDIGVHAFPFAPHLAFWQVAFAGFEARLRMLHTGGGRVMGSGPIADTLERMEATILVCTPGFAYHLAQICAEQGKRLPRLRLCILGAEKVNDAYKAKLKEIWAQCGAENVRVLSTYGLTEAKHAWVECTDAPNARYHLYPDLELFEVINPETGEQVKEGERGELVLTTLAGAGSVVVRYRTGDIAEGGIIIDKCPHCGRVTPLLDSRIGRVSEIKKVKGLLVNFNELFGWFSARKEIVEWQLEIGKKNDDEFAMDELRLRVALAEGTNRDSFERALNEDARRDFEMKFDSIEYLSREELSRLLGMDTLPKEARIIDKRS, encoded by the coding sequence TTGCCTGAAGTAAATCGCTTTTCTCCTTTTTACCGAAAGCTTTGGAGCGCATCCGGCGTTGACATCGACAAGATCCGCACCGTGGCGGACATGGCCAGACTTCCTTTCACTACCAAGGCTGACATCGTCGCGACGGACGATCAGCCAGCGAAGTACAAGGACATCATTCTGCAACCGACACCCGAGAGCCTGAAAAAGTGCTTGTCATTACCTCAAAAATTGGGTTTGGGAATCGGCGCGGTTTTCGGCCGCGATCCAAAACAGGTGATGTTCGATCGCTATTTTCCGATCCACATCATTTCGACGACCGGCCGCAGCGCGCGTTCGGTGCCGTTTCTTTACACGTATTCGGACGTCAACATCCTAAAGCTTTCGGGCAAGCGGATATTCGACATAATCGGCCTGGATCCAGCAAGCGACATAGGCGTGCATGCTTTTCCGTTCGCTCCGCATTTGGCGTTTTGGCAGGTCGCGTTCGCGGGTTTCGAGGCGCGGCTGAGGATGTTGCATACGGGAGGGGGACGCGTGATGGGCAGCGGCCCGATCGCGGACACGCTCGAAAGGATGGAAGCCACCATTCTCGTCTGCACTCCCGGATTCGCATATCACCTTGCGCAAATCTGCGCGGAGCAGGGAAAGCGCCTGCCGCGGCTTCGGTTGTGCATTCTCGGCGCGGAAAAGGTCAACGATGCGTACAAGGCGAAATTGAAAGAGATTTGGGCGCAATGCGGCGCAGAAAACGTGCGCGTGCTTTCGACCTACGGGCTGACCGAAGCCAAGCACGCCTGGGTGGAATGCACGGACGCGCCGAACGCGCGCTACCACCTGTATCCGGATCTCGAATTGTTCGAAGTGATTAATCCCGAAACCGGCGAGCAGGTTAAAGAAGGCGAGCGCGGCGAGCTTGTGCTGACCACGCTCGCGGGCGCGGGCAGCGTTGTCGTGCGCTACCGCACGGGCGACATCGCGGAGGGGGGGATAATCATCGACAAATGCCCGCACTGCGGACGCGTCACACCGCTTTTGGATTCACGCATCGGCCGCGTAAGCGAAATAAAAAAGGTCAAAGGTTTGCTTGTCAATTTCAACGAGCTGTTCGGATGGTTTTCCGCGCGTAAAGAAATCGTCGAATGGCAGCTTGAGATAGGCAAGAAAAACGACGACGAGTTTGCGATGGACGAGCTTCGGCTTCGGGTAGCTCTCGCTGAAGGAACAAACCGGGATTCGTTCGAAAGAGCGCTAAACGAAGACGCGCGGCGCGATTTCGAAATGAAATTCGACAGCATCGAGTATCTTTCGCGCGAAGAGCTGTCGCGATTGCTGGGCATGGACACGCTGCCCAAGGAAGCGAGAATAATCGACAAAAGAAGTTAG
- a CDS encoding PIG-L family deacetylase produces the protein MTQKINVLTFGPHPDDSEIGTGAVLLKLKALGYTTGIIDLTEGEMGTGGDAAIRAAECDEAARILKVDIRENLNLGDCRLEDNFENRCKVAAVIRKYRPDVILAPYWDLPPGRGLGHTDHIVAGHLVSHGNNFAHLRKLDIEGQPHYAPSTFYYFLPPDFKPSFIVDITEYVEDWLASIFAHKSQFGDPEQNWQIRDFFESRVRTWGRFAGATYAMAFYSPWPLRIDNMMSVLGGIRPPMER, from the coding sequence ATGACTCAAAAGATAAATGTTCTTACGTTCGGTCCGCATCCCGACGATTCCGAAATCGGCACGGGCGCCGTCTTGCTGAAACTTAAGGCGCTCGGCTACACAACTGGAATCATAGACTTAACCGAAGGCGAGATGGGAACAGGCGGCGACGCTGCCATACGCGCGGCGGAATGCGACGAGGCAGCCAGAATACTCAAGGTGGATATCCGCGAGAATCTCAATTTGGGCGATTGCCGCCTTGAGGACAATTTTGAGAACCGCTGCAAAGTGGCCGCGGTTATTCGCAAATACCGCCCCGACGTGATTCTTGCGCCCTACTGGGATTTGCCTCCGGGGCGCGGCCTCGGTCACACCGACCATATCGTGGCCGGACATCTTGTTAGCCACGGGAACAACTTCGCGCATTTGCGCAAGCTGGACATTGAGGGCCAGCCGCATTACGCGCCGTCCACGTTCTATTACTTCCTTCCGCCGGATTTCAAGCCCAGCTTCATTGTGGACATTACCGAATATGTGGAAGACTGGCTGGCAAGCATATTCGCCCACAAGAGCCAGTTCGGAGACCCGGAGCAGAACTGGCAGATACGCGATTTCTTCGAAAGCCGCGTTCGCACATGGGGACGGTTCGCCGGGGCGACTTATGCGATGGCGTTTTACTCGCCATGGCCGCTTCGCATCGACAACATGATGAGCGTACTCGGCGGGATCCGCCCGCCAATGGAAAGATAA
- a CDS encoding KpsF/GutQ family sugar-phosphate isomerase: protein MLDVARRALEIEGNAVLALREHIGESFIRTINAVLASRGRVVMTGMGKSGHIAGKIAASLSSTGTPSVFLHPAEGFHGDLGIITKDDIVIAISNSGETAELLDLLPSIKKIGATVVCITGNRKSRLAATCDIVLFTGEIQEADSNNLVPTTSTTVALALGDALTVALMVKRDFRPEHFAVLHPKGMLAKRLTLKVSDLLRGEETNPVLGEDAGFDEALKTITKHVLGGVSIVGSDGRLTGIITDGDVRRIIERWEGSFTELRSKRVGDLMTKNPKRIEDCALAHAALEKMENNKPRPIFVLPVVDSQDRPVGLLHLHALVQAGFKASNGDR from the coding sequence GTGCTGGATGTCGCGCGCCGGGCGCTTGAAATAGAGGGTAACGCCGTCCTTGCATTGCGCGAGCACATCGGAGAGTCGTTTATCCGGACGATTAATGCTGTTTTGGCATCGCGCGGCCGGGTTGTGATGACCGGAATGGGCAAAAGCGGCCACATAGCGGGCAAAATCGCGGCCAGCCTTTCCTCGACCGGCACGCCGTCCGTATTCCTGCATCCCGCCGAAGGATTTCATGGCGACCTGGGGATTATCACCAAGGATGACATCGTTATCGCGATTTCAAACAGCGGCGAGACGGCCGAGCTTTTGGATCTCCTTCCAAGCATAAAAAAGATTGGAGCAACGGTGGTGTGCATCACCGGCAACCGCAAAAGCAGACTGGCTGCAACCTGCGACATTGTGCTGTTTACTGGTGAGATTCAGGAGGCGGATTCCAACAATCTCGTTCCAACCACTTCGACAACCGTGGCGCTCGCGTTGGGCGACGCGCTGACCGTAGCTCTAATGGTCAAGAGGGACTTCCGGCCGGAGCACTTTGCGGTACTCCATCCGAAGGGGATGCTTGCGAAACGGCTGACACTTAAAGTCTCGGACCTGCTTCGAGGCGAAGAGACAAATCCAGTTCTTGGCGAAGATGCCGGATTCGATGAAGCCTTGAAGACGATTACAAAGCACGTTCTTGGCGGGGTAAGCATTGTCGGCTCCGACGGGAGGTTGACAGGCATTATTACCGACGGGGACGTGCGCCGGATTATAGAGCGCTGGGAAGGCAGTTTCACCGAGCTGCGCTCAAAGCGTGTCGGCGATCTTATGACGAAGAATCCAAAGCGAATAGAAGATTGCGCATTGGCTCACGCGGCGCTTGAAAAAATGGAAAACAACAAGCCGCGTCCGATCTTCGTACTACCCGTAGTGGATTCACAGGACAGGCCGGTTGGCTTGCTGCACCTTCACGCGTTGGTTCAGGCGGGCTTCAAGGCATCAAACGGCGACCGATAA